The following proteins are co-located in the Maridesulfovibrio sp. genome:
- a CDS encoding enoyl-ACP reductase, whose translation MLLKGKKALIFGVANKKSIAYGIAKQFKEHGAELAFSYVNDAIQKRVEPISEELGGAFTFQCDVQSDESIAASVAEVKEQWGDFDILIHSVAFANRDDLKNRYIETSRDGFHLAMDVSAYSLVSLCNAYEDLIKPGGSVMAMTYLGASRVITNYNVMGVAKATLEASVRYLAVDLGEKDVRINAISAGPIKTLAASGISSFKDIFRHIEERAPLKRNVTTEDVGKTAVYYASDLSAGVTGETHFVDCGYNILGI comes from the coding sequence ATGCTTCTAAAAGGTAAAAAAGCACTGATTTTCGGTGTTGCTAACAAAAAAAGCATTGCTTACGGCATCGCCAAGCAGTTTAAAGAACATGGAGCTGAACTGGCTTTCAGCTACGTTAATGATGCCATCCAGAAACGCGTTGAGCCCATCAGCGAAGAGCTGGGCGGCGCATTCACCTTCCAGTGTGATGTGCAGAGCGATGAAAGCATTGCCGCTTCTGTTGCTGAAGTCAAAGAACAGTGGGGAGATTTTGATATCCTCATCCATTCTGTTGCTTTCGCCAACCGTGACGACCTCAAGAATCGCTACATTGAAACTTCCCGCGACGGATTCCATCTTGCCATGGACGTTTCAGCTTATTCTCTGGTCAGCCTCTGTAATGCCTACGAAGATCTGATCAAGCCCGGCGGTTCCGTCATGGCTATGACCTACCTCGGCGCAAGCAGGGTTATCACTAACTACAATGTAATGGGTGTTGCGAAAGCTACTCTCGAAGCAAGCGTACGCTACCTTGCAGTAGATCTCGGTGAAAAGGATGTCCGTATCAACGCCATCAGCGCAGGTCCTATCAAGACCCTCGCTGCTTCCGGTATTTCCAGCTTCAAGGACATTTTCAGACACATTGAAGAGCGCGCTCCGCTCAAACGCAACGTTACTACTGAAGATGTAGGTAAGACTGCAGTTTACTACGCATCCGACCTTTCCGCAGGTGTTACCGGCGAAACCCACTTTGTGGATTGCGGTTACAACATCCTCGGAATTTAA
- a CDS encoding phenylacetate--CoA ligase has protein sequence MYFHEAETLERGKLEELQVQRLKKTIEQAANSPYYSEVFKKNSIDPSVIKTADDITKLPFTTKDDLRSQYPYGLLTQPLDNFVRLHASSGTTGTPTAVLYTQKDLDTWADLMARSMYSVGLRKNDIFQNMSGYGLFTGGLGIHYGSERLGCLTVPAGAGNTKRQIKLIRDFNVTGLHIIPSFALYFAAKVREEGYDPAEMPWKIALIGAEPHTEHTRRKIEELMHIKAYNSYGLSEMNGPGVAFECLEQNGMHVWEDSYIAEIINPETGEHVAEGEVGELVMTTLTREGMPIIRYRTRDLTRFIPGQCKCGRTSRRIDRIMGRADDMLILKGVNIYPMQIEKIIMGIPEVGQNYLIELIKEGLMDQIRVKVEIKEEYFIEDMRALQGIQKKIAGMLRDEILITPRVELVQHNSIPKSEGKAVRVVDLRDEE, from the coding sequence ATGTATTTTCATGAAGCCGAAACCCTTGAAAGGGGTAAACTGGAAGAACTCCAAGTTCAAAGATTAAAGAAAACCATCGAGCAGGCTGCAAATTCTCCGTATTATAGTGAAGTTTTCAAAAAAAACAGCATCGATCCTTCTGTCATCAAAACAGCTGATGACATAACAAAACTGCCCTTTACCACTAAAGACGACCTGCGCTCCCAGTATCCTTACGGATTGCTGACCCAGCCGCTGGATAATTTCGTGCGTCTGCACGCTTCTTCCGGTACTACCGGAACCCCCACCGCTGTCCTCTACACTCAGAAGGACCTTGATACATGGGCTGATCTTATGGCCCGATCCATGTATTCAGTCGGCCTGAGAAAGAACGACATTTTTCAAAACATGTCCGGTTACGGACTTTTTACCGGTGGTCTGGGAATCCATTACGGTTCAGAGCGTCTCGGCTGCCTGACCGTTCCCGCAGGTGCTGGTAACACCAAACGCCAGATCAAACTAATCCGTGACTTTAATGTTACCGGACTCCACATTATTCCTTCATTTGCTCTTTATTTTGCCGCGAAAGTCCGCGAGGAAGGTTATGATCCGGCTGAAATGCCTTGGAAAATAGCACTCATTGGTGCTGAGCCGCATACTGAGCACACTCGACGTAAAATTGAAGAACTTATGCACATCAAGGCATACAACTCTTATGGCCTTTCAGAAATGAACGGTCCGGGTGTAGCATTCGAATGCCTTGAACAAAACGGCATGCATGTCTGGGAAGACTCCTACATTGCTGAGATCATCAATCCTGAGACAGGTGAACACGTTGCCGAAGGCGAAGTAGGTGAACTGGTCATGACCACACTTACCCGTGAAGGAATGCCCATCATCCGCTATCGCACCCGAGACCTGACGCGCTTCATCCCCGGTCAGTGTAAATGCGGCCGCACCTCACGCCGTATTGACCGCATCATGGGTCGCGCTGATGATATGCTCATTCTTAAGGGTGTAAATATCTACCCCATGCAGATTGAGAAAATCATCATGGGTATCCCTGAAGTCGGCCAGAACTACCTAATTGAACTGATCAAGGAAGGCCTCATGGACCAGATCAGGGTCAAGGTAGAAATTAAGGAAGAATACTTTATTGAAGATATGCGTGCTTTGCAGGGAATCCAGAAGAAGATTGCCGGAATGCTGCGCGATGAGATTCTGATTACTCCCAGAGTAGAACTTGTACAACACAACTCTATTCCTAAATCTGAAGGAAAGGCTGTACGCGTTGTTGACCTCAGGGATGAGGAATAG
- the rpsR gene encoding 30S ribosomal protein S18 gives MAFKRKFTPKRKFCRFCADKNLPLDYKRPDILKDFVTERGKIIARRITGTCAKHQRRLTTEIKRSRQMALMHYTTVHSTDVKKKSI, from the coding sequence ATGGCATTCAAAAGAAAATTCACACCCAAAAGAAAGTTCTGCCGCTTCTGCGCGGATAAGAACCTTCCTCTCGATTATAAACGTCCTGACATTCTCAAGGACTTCGTAACCGAGCGCGGCAAAATCATTGCCCGCAGAATTACCGGTACCTGCGCTAAGCACCAGCGCCGTCTGACCACTGAAATCAAGCGTTCCAGACAGATGGCTCTCATGCACTACACTACTGTGCACAGCACCGATGTAAAGAAAAAGAGCATCTAG
- a CDS encoding TlyA family RNA methyltransferase, which translates to MAKKERADQILFAQGLSESREQAKRMIMAGQAHYLKDGQKIPVTKPGMQLDPDIEIVVKGRDRFVSRGGYKLLTAIEELGLDPEGKVALDAGASTGGFTDCMLQFGAVRVYAADVGYGQLHWKLQQDERVTNLERINLRHAEENLIPEKVDLVVCDVSFISLTKILPALVRFLKENGEIVCLIKPQFEVGPGQTDKGIVRDKALRQQAVDMIVNFASTELGLQLKGLVPSSIKGPKGNQEYLAYFTR; encoded by the coding sequence GTGGCAAAAAAGGAACGCGCAGACCAGATTCTTTTTGCTCAAGGGCTTTCAGAAAGCCGGGAGCAGGCCAAGCGCATGATCATGGCCGGACAGGCCCACTATCTCAAGGATGGACAGAAAATACCCGTGACCAAGCCGGGAATGCAGCTCGACCCTGACATTGAAATCGTGGTCAAAGGTCGTGACCGCTTTGTAAGCCGTGGAGGCTACAAACTGCTCACAGCCATTGAAGAACTTGGTCTTGATCCTGAAGGCAAAGTAGCCCTTGATGCTGGAGCTTCCACCGGAGGTTTTACCGACTGCATGCTCCAGTTTGGTGCTGTTCGCGTATATGCAGCAGATGTAGGCTACGGACAATTACATTGGAAGCTGCAACAGGATGAACGTGTCACCAACCTTGAACGTATCAACCTGCGCCATGCCGAGGAAAACCTGATTCCTGAAAAAGTCGATCTGGTAGTATGCGATGTATCCTTTATTTCTTTAACTAAAATACTTCCGGCTTTAGTCCGATTCCTTAAGGAAAACGGAGAGATTGTCTGTTTGATTAAACCGCAATTTGAAGTCGGTCCCGGTCAGACGGATAAAGGTATAGTCCGTGACAAAGCGCTCAGACAACAAGCAGTTGATATGATAGTTAATTTTGCTTCTACTGAACTCGGACTACAGCTCAAGGGTTTAGTCCCTTCAAGTATTAAGGGACCTAAAGGTAATCAGGAATACCTTGCGTATTTTACTCGTTGA
- the thrC gene encoding threonine synthase, producing MTLANNFPKYRGKMEYHCLGCNARYDVNELHYTCPECGSVFILEDLNFDELKKTSGKEWREIFDARCATKNDSLRGIFRFYELFAPVMEEDEILYLGEGNTPIVASSPALNEVTGIKTSYKNDGQNPSASFKDRGMACAFSYINALMNKNDWDEILTVCASTGDTSAAAALYASYMKEGVKSVVILPQGKVTPQQLAQPLGSGAKVLEVPGVFDDCMKVVENLADNYRVALLNSKNAWRILGQESYAFEVAQWYDWDLKDKCIFVPIGNAGNITAIMAGFLKLYELEIITDLPRVFGVQSAHADPVYRYYSVEDPNEREYQPVKVQPSVAQAAMIGNPVSFPRVKHFADKFEAIGGKKAFQVVQVSEQMIMDSMLLANSHGHIACTQGGECFAGLIRGKELGLISENESAVLDSTAHQLKFIGFQDMYYQNDFPAEYEVTPDSTRSNKPELVIEGSEKEKMSEADYIAKAAENVVSMLGLEKK from the coding sequence ATGACTCTTGCGAATAACTTTCCTAAATATCGCGGTAAAATGGAATATCATTGTCTGGGCTGTAATGCCCGTTATGACGTGAACGAATTGCACTACACCTGCCCTGAATGCGGTTCTGTTTTCATCCTTGAAGACCTTAATTTTGACGAACTGAAAAAGACCAGCGGCAAGGAATGGCGCGAAATTTTCGATGCCCGTTGCGCGACCAAAAACGACAGCCTCCGTGGTATCTTCCGCTTCTACGAGCTTTTCGCCCCCGTTATGGAAGAAGATGAAATCCTTTATCTCGGTGAAGGCAACACCCCCATCGTTGCATCCAGCCCCGCCCTTAATGAAGTTACCGGAATCAAAACATCGTATAAAAACGACGGTCAGAACCCCAGTGCATCTTTCAAAGACCGCGGCATGGCATGTGCTTTCAGCTACATTAACGCCCTGATGAATAAAAACGACTGGGATGAGATCCTGACAGTTTGTGCATCTACCGGCGATACTTCCGCAGCGGCTGCGCTTTATGCTTCTTACATGAAAGAAGGTGTTAAATCTGTTGTTATCCTGCCTCAGGGCAAGGTTACCCCACAGCAGCTGGCACAGCCTCTAGGCAGCGGTGCTAAGGTTCTTGAAGTTCCCGGCGTATTTGATGATTGCATGAAGGTTGTTGAAAATCTCGCAGACAACTACCGTGTGGCTCTTCTCAACTCCAAGAACGCATGGCGTATTCTGGGCCAGGAATCTTACGCATTTGAAGTTGCCCAGTGGTACGATTGGGATCTTAAAGACAAATGCATCTTCGTGCCCATCGGTAACGCAGGTAACATCACCGCAATTATGGCCGGTTTCCTCAAGCTCTACGAACTTGAAATTATTACCGACCTGCCCCGAGTCTTCGGCGTTCAGTCCGCCCATGCAGACCCGGTTTACCGTTACTACTCCGTTGAAGATCCCAACGAACGCGAATACCAGCCTGTAAAAGTACAGCCCTCTGTTGCACAGGCAGCAATGATCGGAAACCCTGTTTCCTTCCCGCGTGTAAAACATTTTGCTGATAAATTTGAAGCCATCGGCGGCAAGAAAGCATTTCAGGTCGTTCAGGTCAGTGAACAGATGATCATGGACTCCATGCTCCTCGCCAACTCCCACGGTCACATTGCATGCACTCAGGGCGGCGAATGCTTTGCCGGACTTATTCGGGGCAAAGAACTGGGGCTGATCAGCGAAAACGAAAGCGCTGTTCTTGATTCCACTGCACATCAGCTGAAATTTATCGGCTTTCAGGACATGTATTACCAGAACGATTTCCCTGCTGAATACGAAGTTACTCCGGACTCTACCCGCTCCAACAAGCCTGAGCTTGTAATTGAAGGAAGCGAGAAAGAAAAAATGTCCGAAGCTGACTACATTGCAAAGGCAGCAGAAAACGTTGTTTCCATGCTTGGGCTGGAGAAAAAATAA
- a CDS encoding DUF456 domain-containing protein, with the protein MITALAVLVILLMLCSLALHVFGLPANWLVLALVAGWKLYQPETMTWNFIIILGVIALVGEILEFVAQYFGGKKYGATGRGNIGAFIGAIGGAILGAPFFFGLGALPGALLGSFGGCLVLELTHGRSFDEAKHSAYGAFWGKAFGMAIKISLGVWMFAMSIPKIWPA; encoded by the coding sequence ATGATTACCGCATTGGCAGTTCTGGTAATTCTGCTCATGCTCTGCTCGCTGGCATTGCATGTGTTCGGCCTACCGGCAAACTGGCTGGTCTTAGCCCTTGTGGCTGGCTGGAAATTATACCAGCCGGAAACAATGACTTGGAACTTCATCATAATTCTCGGGGTTATCGCTTTAGTTGGCGAAATTCTGGAATTTGTGGCCCAGTATTTTGGCGGTAAAAAATACGGTGCAACCGGACGCGGCAATATTGGCGCGTTCATTGGAGCAATCGGCGGAGCTATCCTCGGAGCACCGTTCTTTTTCGGACTTGGTGCTCTGCCCGGAGCCCTGCTTGGCTCTTTTGGCGGCTGTCTCGTTTTGGAACTGACCCACGGCAGAAGCTTCGACGAAGCCAAGCATTCCGCATATGGCGCGTTTTGGGGTAAAGCATTCGGCATGGCCATCAAGATCAGCCTCGGAGTCTGGATGTTTGCCATGAGTATTCCCAAAATCTGGCCTGCTTAA
- the rpsF gene encoding 30S ribosomal protein S6, whose protein sequence is MLRKYEVLLLLSPELASDSRKELVEGLIAIIDREGGKMDEIDDWGSRQLAYPVQNQTRGYYVRLIFDAPGPLVAELERNIRITDGIFKFVTVKLDETAKAEEA, encoded by the coding sequence ATGCTCAGAAAGTATGAAGTACTTTTGCTTTTGAGCCCCGAGCTTGCGAGCGACAGCCGCAAAGAACTCGTTGAGGGACTCATCGCAATTATTGACCGCGAAGGCGGTAAAATGGATGAGATCGACGATTGGGGTTCCCGCCAGCTGGCTTACCCTGTCCAGAACCAGACCCGTGGATACTATGTCCGCCTCATTTTCGACGCACCCGGTCCGCTGGTTGCTGAACTCGAGCGCAACATCCGTATCACCGATGGTATCTTCAAGTTCGTAACAGTTAAACTTGATGAAACCGCTAAGGCAGAGGAGGCTTAA
- a CDS encoding phosphoribosylaminoimidazolesuccinocarboxamide synthase: MSKHVVETDIKELKLLSRGKVRDIYEVDDDKLLLVTTDRISAYDVIMPNPIDDKGKILNQITLFWMDMFKDIIPNHLIASKVDDYPEVLHKYRDQLEGRSVLVKKATPLPIECIVRGYITGSGWNDYQKTGEVCGHKLPEGLKESEMLEQPLFTPSTKAELGEHDENISVEKATEMLGKELFDKVQDATLSIYKRGRDYAREKGIIIADTKFEFGICDGELIIIDEVLTPDSSRFWPVEGYEAGKSQPSFDKQFLRDWLTEIKFNKQPPAPEVPEEIATKTRHKYMEAFTLLTESELDA; encoded by the coding sequence ATGTCCAAGCATGTAGTTGAAACTGATATTAAGGAACTGAAACTTCTTTCACGCGGAAAGGTCCGTGATATATACGAAGTGGATGATGACAAGCTTCTGCTGGTTACCACCGACAGAATCTCAGCTTACGACGTCATCATGCCCAACCCCATTGATGACAAGGGCAAGATCCTGAACCAGATCACTCTTTTCTGGATGGACATGTTCAAAGACATCATTCCCAACCATCTGATCGCCTCTAAAGTGGACGACTACCCTGAAGTTCTCCACAAATACCGTGATCAGCTGGAAGGACGCTCCGTACTGGTGAAAAAAGCCACCCCGCTGCCAATCGAGTGCATTGTACGCGGCTACATCACCGGGTCCGGCTGGAACGACTACCAGAAAACAGGTGAAGTCTGCGGCCACAAGCTGCCCGAAGGCCTCAAAGAGTCCGAAATGCTGGAACAGCCCCTGTTCACACCTTCCACCAAGGCGGAACTGGGTGAGCACGATGAGAATATTTCCGTGGAAAAAGCAACTGAAATGCTCGGCAAAGAACTTTTTGACAAAGTTCAGGATGCCACTCTTTCCATTTACAAACGCGGTCGCGACTACGCACGTGAAAAGGGAATCATCATTGCTGACACAAAGTTTGAATTCGGTATCTGTGACGGCGAACTGATCATCATTGACGAAGTCCTGACTCCTGATTCCTCCCGCTTCTGGCCTGTTGAAGGCTACGAAGCCGGTAAATCCCAGCCCAGCTTTGATAAGCAGTTCCTTCGTGACTGGCTGACAGAAATCAAATTCAATAAACAGCCTCCGGCTCCCGAAGTACCTGAAGAAATCGCTACTAAAACTCGCCATAAATACATGGAAGCGTTCACCCTCTTGACTGAAAGCGAACTTGACGCTTAA
- the hisD gene encoding histidinol dehydrogenase, whose translation MPCRDITYSGQQDWPEIKKWLEIRVNPDSKVDSIVKDILTRVKTEGDAALVDYTKQFDCPDFNHSMLKVSRDQRGLAYAEIESHDLEIIEEAIRNIRNFHRRQVEESWWTTGEDGTILGQLVRPVDRVGLYVPGGQGGETPLISSMIMNAVPAQVAGVKEIAVISPPRKDGTLNPYILATAQELGITEIYASGSAWAIGALAYGTDTIAPCDVIAGPGNIFVATAKGQLVGEVGIDMIAGPSEVAILADGDSDPAWIAADLLSQAEHDPLASSILVTWDDELGVKVKYELKKQADLLPRGEIALKSLEDWGAIVKVPDLETGIDFVNRMAPEHLELAFEEPWGAIGQIKHAGAIFMGHYTPEPVGDYFAGPNHVLPTVGTARFSSALSVETFTKKTSLIYTDQNYINRHGGKIARLARLEGLEAHARSVETRLK comes from the coding sequence ATGCCTTGCAGAGATATTACCTATTCCGGACAGCAGGATTGGCCGGAAATCAAGAAATGGCTCGAAATCAGAGTCAACCCCGACAGTAAAGTAGACTCCATTGTCAAAGACATCCTTACCAGAGTAAAAACCGAAGGCGACGCAGCCCTCGTTGATTACACCAAGCAGTTCGACTGCCCGGATTTCAATCATTCCATGCTTAAGGTCAGTCGTGATCAGCGCGGTCTCGCCTATGCGGAAATCGAATCTCATGACCTCGAAATCATCGAAGAGGCTATCCGCAACATCAGAAATTTTCACCGCAGACAGGTTGAAGAATCATGGTGGACTACAGGAGAAGACGGAACCATCCTCGGCCAGCTGGTTCGTCCGGTTGACCGCGTTGGACTGTACGTTCCCGGCGGACAGGGCGGTGAAACTCCGCTTATTTCCAGCATGATCATGAATGCCGTACCCGCACAGGTTGCCGGAGTAAAAGAGATCGCTGTAATCTCCCCTCCCCGCAAAGACGGGACCCTGAACCCTTACATCCTTGCCACTGCACAGGAACTGGGGATCACAGAAATTTATGCATCAGGGTCCGCTTGGGCTATCGGAGCACTTGCTTACGGCACTGATACCATTGCTCCCTGTGATGTAATCGCCGGTCCGGGCAATATCTTTGTTGCTACCGCCAAAGGGCAGCTGGTTGGAGAAGTCGGTATCGACATGATCGCAGGCCCCAGTGAAGTTGCCATCCTTGCCGACGGTGATTCCGACCCGGCATGGATTGCCGCAGACCTGCTCTCTCAGGCTGAACATGATCCGCTCGCTTCTTCCATTCTCGTAACTTGGGATGATGAACTGGGCGTAAAAGTTAAATACGAACTCAAAAAACAGGCGGACCTTCTTCCCCGAGGCGAAATCGCCCTTAAATCACTTGAAGACTGGGGCGCAATCGTCAAGGTTCCCGACCTTGAAACCGGCATTGATTTTGTAAACCGCATGGCTCCCGAGCACTTGGAACTTGCGTTCGAAGAACCTTGGGGTGCAATCGGACAGATCAAACATGCCGGAGCGATCTTTATGGGCCACTATACCCCTGAACCCGTAGGCGATTATTTCGCAGGTCCCAACCACGTACTGCCCACTGTTGGAACAGCCAGATTTTCATCTGCGCTCTCAGTGGAAACATTTACTAAAAAAACAAGTCTGATCTATACTGATCAGAATTACATCAACCGCCACGGCGGTAAAATTGCTAGGCTGGCAAGGCTCGAAGGACTCGAGGCGCACGCCCGTTCAGTTGAAACCAGATTAAAATAA
- the rplI gene encoding 50S ribosomal protein L9 translates to MKLILRADVDALGSLGEIVTVKAGYGRNYLIPQGLAMPASEANLKQFELEKRKLQEMADNLRTQAEGLRDKLAEVEVKIEVRVGEGEKLYGSVTAVNIAEALAEMDFDIDRRKILLSDPIRSLGEYDIEIKLHPEVRGEVKLVVAKVGGLVEEEPAEEVEAPAETEVAEDAEEATEA, encoded by the coding sequence ATGAAACTTATTTTACGTGCCGATGTAGACGCTCTGGGTAGTCTTGGTGAAATTGTTACCGTTAAAGCAGGTTATGGCCGCAACTACCTGATTCCTCAGGGACTGGCTATGCCCGCTTCCGAAGCCAACCTCAAGCAGTTTGAGCTTGAAAAAAGAAAGCTTCAGGAAATGGCTGACAATCTCCGCACTCAGGCAGAAGGTCTTAGAGACAAACTGGCTGAAGTTGAAGTTAAAATTGAAGTTCGTGTCGGTGAAGGCGAAAAACTGTACGGTTCCGTAACCGCAGTTAACATCGCTGAAGCTCTCGCAGAAATGGATTTCGATATCGACCGCAGAAAAATCCTGCTGTCCGATCCTATCCGTTCTCTCGGTGAGTACGACATCGAAATTAAACTCCACCCCGAAGTTCGCGGTGAAGTTAAACTGGTTGTAGCCAAAGTTGGCGGACTGGTTGAAGAAGAGCCCGCTGAAGAGGTTGAAGCTCCCGCTGAAACCGAAGTAGCTGAAGATGCAGAAGAAGCAACTGAAGCGTAA
- the dnaB gene encoding replicative DNA helicase, with amino-acid sequence MQKKQLKRKSGSDYNSGGASNDASSDLLRKVPPHNLEAEQAVLGGVFLSNTIFNDLVDIVKSDDFYSPAHQEIFRAFEDLYARNAPIDLITVSEYLTAKDRIDSVGGPVYLAELANSVVSSANALYHAEIVAEKSIQRSLINTAASIINESFEAQDVKELLDHSEQAIFDITDNKKNTTIKGSKALIQEVFQDLENRVAQKSLVTGINTTYHKFDEMTAGLQNSDLIIIAGRPSMGKTAFALNVAMRAALHSGVTTAVFSLEMAMGQLMTRMLACHGKVDLSRLRTGQLDDEDWAKLYDAAQDLTEAPIFIDDTPAISTMELRARCRRLKSQHNLGLVMVDYLQLMRSSARVDSREQEISDISRTLKALAKELNIPVIALSQLNRKVEERTDKRPMMSDLRESGAIEQDADIILFLYREDFYNKKEDKPITNTAEVIIGKQRNGPTGIVKLAFLGPYTAFENLAAEAYPSEYDDE; translated from the coding sequence ATGCAGAAGAAGCAACTGAAGCGTAAATCAGGCTCAGACTATAATTCGGGCGGAGCGTCTAACGACGCTTCGTCCGATCTTTTGCGTAAAGTCCCGCCACACAACCTCGAAGCCGAACAGGCTGTTCTTGGCGGGGTTTTTCTAAGCAATACCATATTCAACGATCTCGTTGATATCGTCAAATCCGACGACTTCTACTCCCCTGCACATCAGGAAATTTTCCGGGCCTTTGAAGATCTCTATGCCCGAAATGCTCCCATAGACCTGATTACTGTCAGTGAGTACCTTACAGCTAAAGATAGAATAGACTCTGTAGGCGGCCCTGTGTACCTTGCTGAACTGGCGAACTCTGTTGTTAGCTCCGCTAACGCTCTTTATCATGCTGAAATTGTTGCAGAAAAAAGTATTCAACGTAGCCTGATAAATACCGCTGCCAGCATCATCAATGAAAGCTTTGAAGCTCAGGATGTTAAAGAACTGCTTGATCATTCCGAGCAGGCAATCTTTGATATTACTGACAACAAAAAGAATACCACTATCAAGGGCAGTAAAGCCCTCATTCAAGAAGTCTTTCAGGATCTTGAAAACAGGGTAGCCCAGAAGTCCCTCGTCACCGGCATTAATACCACATATCATAAATTCGACGAGATGACCGCAGGACTCCAGAATTCTGACCTGATCATTATTGCTGGACGTCCCAGTATGGGTAAAACCGCATTTGCCCTTAACGTGGCAATGCGCGCAGCACTACATTCCGGGGTAACCACTGCGGTATTTTCCTTGGAAATGGCAATGGGCCAGCTCATGACCCGTATGCTTGCCTGTCATGGCAAGGTTGATCTTTCCCGTCTGAGAACCGGACAGCTTGATGATGAAGACTGGGCCAAACTATATGATGCAGCTCAGGACTTGACAGAAGCCCCCATTTTTATTGATGATACTCCGGCAATCTCCACTATGGAACTACGCGCACGTTGCAGGCGTTTAAAATCCCAGCACAATCTTGGTCTGGTAATGGTCGACTACCTGCAGCTTATGCGTTCCAGCGCCCGAGTTGATTCCCGTGAACAGGAAATTTCAGATATTTCACGAACACTGAAGGCTCTTGCTAAAGAATTGAATATTCCTGTCATTGCCTTGTCTCAGCTTAACCGTAAAGTTGAAGAACGAACTGACAAACGTCCTATGATGTCTGACTTGCGTGAGTCAGGTGCTATCGAGCAGGATGCTGATATTATTCTTTTCCTTTACCGTGAAGATTTCTACAACAAGAAAGAAGACAAACCAATCACCAATACAGCGGAAGTTATCATCGGTAAGCAACGTAACGGCCCTACTGGTATTGTAAAACTTGCCTTCCTCGGTCCTTATACTGCTTTTGAAAACCTTGCTGCCGAAGCGTATCCGTCTGAATACGACGATGAATAA